A region of bacterium DNA encodes the following proteins:
- the feoB gene encoding ferrous iron transport protein B codes for MFHHQQSIAINDLLPSVVLVGNPNVGKSVIFRHLTGKYVTVSNYPGTTVEISDGIGKFGGEKYRIIDTPGINSLIPESEDERVTRNILLSRPDIYIVQVGDSKNLQRTLILTFQLLELGLPLVLVLNMADEAKERGIQINVAAISTKLQIPVVETVAITAEGINDLKSTISNLKYNQSTQPIRGNSKFTVNYGEKIESALKKIQLLLPPTVQNKRGIAIMLLSGDDTILENNPSIICLTEAQQVELQTIIHEMQESFTRPLSIIITEKQSSVAEELVNQVAKFVKLKRTAIREALNRLTLHPFWGTGIGIMILYLMYQFVGKLAAGVGVDFLHNTVFNKYLNPFISQVVYHNIPSSFIQRLLVGEYGLVTMALTYAFAIIFPIVTAFFIFFGFLEDSGYLPRLAVMSQRILRRIGLHGKAVLPLVLGLGCGTMAVLTTRILDTKKERLLAIILLGLAIPCSAQLGVILAMLSALSWQAMLVWLSSILVSLLIVGAVAEKFIPGKRSNFLIELPPLRLPQFKNIFLKTGTRILWYIKEAVPLFILGTLILFFLDTIQVLRWFEQLTSPIVVGFLELPKKVTQIFFIGFLRRDYGAAGLLIMAQQGLLSNRQIVVSAVAITLFIPCIAQVFVTIKEQGIKWGMIIFCSVILYAIIFSGLLNSILKSIGF; via the coding sequence ATGTTCCATCATCAGCAATCAATAGCAATTAACGATTTGTTACCGTCGGTTGTTCTGGTTGGAAATCCGAATGTCGGTAAAAGTGTTATCTTTCGGCATTTAACTGGGAAATATGTTACAGTATCAAATTATCCGGGGACCACGGTTGAAATTTCTGATGGCATAGGAAAATTTGGAGGAGAGAAATATCGGATTATTGATACTCCAGGAATAAATAGTCTAATTCCGGAATCGGAAGACGAACGCGTTACTCGAAATATTTTGTTATCCCGTCCGGACATATATATTGTACAGGTTGGAGATAGCAAGAATCTGCAACGAACTCTAATCTTAACATTCCAATTACTGGAGTTAGGACTTCCTTTGGTGTTGGTCCTCAATATGGCCGATGAAGCGAAAGAACGTGGAATTCAGATAAATGTTGCTGCGATTTCAACAAAACTCCAAATACCAGTTGTAGAAACGGTTGCGATTACCGCTGAGGGAATTAATGACCTAAAATCAACGATATCAAATTTAAAATATAACCAAAGCACTCAACCTATAAGGGGGAATAGTAAATTTACTGTAAACTACGGTGAAAAGATTGAATCTGCGCTAAAAAAAATTCAATTATTGCTACCACCGACAGTTCAAAATAAACGCGGTATCGCAATTATGTTGTTAAGCGGAGATGATACCATTTTAGAAAATAACCCTTCGATTATTTGCTTAACTGAAGCGCAACAAGTTGAACTCCAAACTATTATTCATGAGATGCAGGAATCATTTACAAGACCTTTGTCCATCATAATAACTGAAAAACAGTCTAGCGTTGCAGAGGAGTTAGTCAATCAGGTAGCTAAATTTGTTAAACTAAAACGCACCGCTATTCGAGAAGCATTAAATCGATTAACACTACATCCGTTTTGGGGAACTGGAATCGGTATCATGATTTTATATCTGATGTATCAATTTGTTGGTAAACTAGCTGCAGGCGTTGGAGTGGACTTTTTGCATAACACAGTATTCAACAAATATCTAAATCCATTTATATCGCAAGTAGTTTATCACAACATTCCGAGTTCGTTTATTCAGCGATTGTTAGTGGGCGAATACGGATTAGTTACTATGGCGTTAACCTATGCGTTTGCCATAATATTTCCGATTGTAACCGCATTTTTTATTTTTTTTGGGTTCCTAGAAGATTCCGGTTATTTACCGCGATTAGCTGTTATGAGCCAGCGAATCCTGCGTCGTATAGGTCTCCATGGTAAAGCTGTGCTTCCACTAGTTTTAGGGCTCGGCTGTGGAACAATGGCAGTATTAACTACACGAATTTTAGATACCAAAAAAGAACGGCTGCTTGCGATAATTCTATTAGGATTAGCGATACCGTGTTCCGCTCAACTTGGTGTGATATTAGCAATGTTAAGTGCTCTATCCTGGCAGGCAATGCTAGTTTGGTTGAGTTCAATTCTTGTTTCTCTATTAATCGTGGGCGCTGTTGCTGAGAAATTTATTCCCGGCAAACGAAGTAATTTTTTGATCGAACTACCGCCATTACGATTACCTCAATTCAAAAATATTTTTTTGAAGACTGGGACGAGAATTCTATGGTACATAAAAGAAGCAGTTCCATTATTTATCCTAGGTACACTAATCTTATTTTTCTTAGATACGATTCAGGTATTACGTTGGTTCGAACAGCTTACATCCCCAATTGTTGTTGGATTTCTCGAATTGCCGAAAAAAGTTACCCAAATATTTTTCATTGGATTTCTTCGGCGGGATTATGGCGCTGCCGGATTATTAATTATGGCGCAGCAAGGTCTGTTATCTAACCGGCAGATAGTAGTCAGTGCCGTTGCGATAACCTTATTTATTCCCTGTATTGCGCAGGTTTTCGTGACCATCAAAGAGCAGGGAATCAAGTGGGGGATGATAATATTTTGCAGTGTTATATTGTATGCAATTATTTTTAGCGGTTTATTAAATAGTATCTTAAAATCAATTGGATTTTAA
- a CDS encoding metal-dependent transcriptional regulator produces MDNKLVEEALSIIWEQFELVKLHPEKHPDQFVPISKQISEDVIRYMEHDGLIKKSGTNIQLTPMGIQQAISIIRRQRLAERLLVDILERPKTEVDSDACEFEHIISLEVEQSICTLLGHPQECPHGSQIPMGDCCRRAEVQITSIIVPLSRLSTGESGRVAYVLTQNHPEIHRLLTVGIVPGSKVRLHQTYPAYVIQVGEMQLAMEQEIAEHIYVRRTGK; encoded by the coding sequence ATGGATAATAAATTGGTCGAAGAAGCATTAAGCATAATTTGGGAACAATTTGAATTGGTTAAATTGCATCCGGAAAAACATCCCGATCAATTTGTTCCTATTTCAAAACAGATCAGTGAAGATGTAATTCGCTACATGGAACACGATGGTCTAATAAAAAAAAGTGGCACCAATATCCAGTTAACTCCGATGGGAATTCAACAAGCAATAAGTATTATTCGGCGACAGCGATTAGCTGAACGGTTACTTGTAGATATTTTAGAACGTCCAAAAACAGAGGTAGATTCAGATGCTTGTGAGTTTGAACATATAATTTCGCTCGAAGTAGAACAAAGCATCTGCACCTTGCTCGGTCATCCACAAGAATGTCCCCATGGTAGTCAGATTCCGATGGGTGATTGTTGTCGTCGCGCAGAAGTTCAAATAACCAGTATCATCGTTCCGTTATCGCGGTTGAGTACGGGTGAATCTGGACGAGTTGCTTATGTATTAACTCAAAATCATCCCGAAATTCATCGGTTATTAACGGTAGGAATAGTTCCAGGCAGTAAAGTTAGGCTCCATCAAACGTATCCCGCCTACGTCATTCAAGTTGGAGAAATGCAATTAGCAATGGAACAGGAAATTGCTGAACATATTTATGTCCGCAGAACAGGTAAATAA
- a CDS encoding protein-L-isoaspartate(D-aspartate) O-methyltransferase: MVQQQLIARGIQDTTVLAVMRKVPRHLFVPEKYRAEAYNDYPLPIGEGQTISQPYIVALMTESLKLKPQEKVLEIGTGSGYQAAVLAEITKNVYTIEILPSLATTAAKRLTELGYTSVKVKCGDGYQGWKEYAPFDAIIVTCAPEDIPKALVDQLKDGGRMVIPVGEIPNQMLYLVEKRKGTVVRKGIIPVLFVPMVHGK, translated from the coding sequence ATGGTTCAACAGCAGCTTATCGCACGTGGAATCCAGGATACAACTGTTCTTGCAGTCATGCGAAAAGTTCCTCGACATCTTTTCGTTCCTGAAAAATATCGCGCCGAAGCTTATAATGATTATCCTCTTCCAATTGGAGAAGGACAAACTATTTCCCAACCATATATCGTTGCGTTGATGACAGAATCACTGAAATTAAAGCCACAAGAAAAAGTACTCGAAATTGGTACCGGCTCAGGATATCAAGCAGCAGTATTAGCTGAAATAACGAAAAATGTTTACACTATTGAAATCTTACCGTCATTAGCAACTACTGCAGCGAAACGGTTGACCGAACTTGGATATACTTCCGTTAAAGTAAAATGTGGAGACGGATATCAGGGATGGAAAGAATACGCACCGTTTGATGCGATTATTGTCACCTGTGCACCTGAAGATATCCCAAAAGCGTTGGTTGATCAATTAAAAGATGGCGGACGAATGGTTATCCCGGTTGGAGAAATTCCAAACCAGATGCTTTATTTAGTCGAGAAACGAAAAGGTACAGTTGTACGAAAAGGTATTATCCCGGTACTCTTTGTTCCTATGGTACATGGAAAATAA
- a CDS encoding ASKHA domain-containing protein — translation MVHIIFQPNNKKIKVAKHTKLIQAAELAGVYLDTPCGGHGSCGKCRVHILPIDYNDAPIGKEYFTEQEWQEGWRLACQVFVNRDIEVFIPEPIRELQHKILHTGLEINIVPDPNIKKYFLILDPPNLAHQKSDWEILSEKLENATLSFQQDRTILSKISRVMRESNYRITVTLTADGKLIDIEPGNTVNHCYGIAFDIGTTTVVGTLLDLTTGKELAVSAEMNAQSIFGADVVSRIQFAIQEVNGTNQLHHKIVDVVNHIIQTLCKQAKINRNHIYELTVVGNTTMQHLFLNLSPATLGTLPYVPIFKFGFEVSASELRIRSVNPRATVYILPNIAGFVGADTVGVILATDSHNSTKTRLIIDLGTNSEIVLGNKNELLCCSAAAGPAFEAAHIEQGMRAASGAIDHVWIENGDIRISTIENQPPCGICGTGIIDAVAIMVNLGIIDASGRIIGRNELRKNISERIKNRIIEEKKGNKFVICTTKNIYLTQQDIREVQLAKSAIATGIEILKKQLNIGDDQIDEVLLAGAFGHYILPESVLAIGLIPKSLSKKIISIGNAASCGAKLALLSLAKRRETLEIAKKTRHFELALHPEFESRFADSLSFPA, via the coding sequence ATGGTTCATATCATTTTTCAACCAAATAATAAAAAAATTAAAGTAGCTAAACATACCAAACTAATTCAAGCTGCTGAACTGGCAGGCGTATATTTAGATACTCCCTGTGGTGGTCATGGGAGCTGCGGGAAATGTCGAGTCCATATTTTGCCCATCGATTATAATGATGCACCGATTGGGAAGGAATATTTTACAGAACAAGAATGGCAGGAAGGTTGGCGGCTAGCATGTCAGGTGTTTGTTAATCGCGATATTGAAGTTTTTATACCCGAACCGATTCGGGAATTACAACATAAAATATTACATACCGGGCTAGAAATTAATATTGTACCGGACCCAAATATTAAAAAATATTTTCTTATTTTAGACCCACCGAATCTCGCTCATCAAAAATCAGATTGGGAAATTCTATCGGAAAAGTTAGAGAATGCAACTTTGTCTTTTCAGCAGGATAGAACCATTTTATCAAAAATATCTCGGGTAATGCGGGAATCGAATTATCGAATAACAGTCACCTTAACCGCAGATGGAAAACTCATTGATATCGAACCGGGAAATACTGTGAACCATTGTTATGGAATAGCATTTGATATCGGAACGACCACTGTTGTTGGAACCTTACTTGACTTGACTACCGGAAAAGAACTAGCAGTATCAGCTGAAATGAATGCGCAATCTATTTTCGGCGCAGATGTTGTTTCCCGTATCCAGTTTGCAATACAGGAAGTGAACGGAACTAATCAGCTTCATCATAAAATCGTTGATGTGGTTAATCATATCATTCAGACACTATGTAAACAAGCCAAAATTAATCGAAATCATATCTATGAATTGACTGTGGTTGGCAATACTACCATGCAGCATTTATTTTTAAATCTTTCTCCAGCGACATTAGGTACTTTACCCTATGTTCCGATATTTAAGTTTGGATTCGAAGTTTCAGCATCAGAGTTACGTATAAGATCGGTCAATCCGCGAGCAACTGTCTATATTTTACCAAATATTGCAGGATTTGTTGGAGCGGATACAGTAGGAGTTATTCTCGCAACAGATAGTCATAATTCGACAAAAACAAGGTTAATCATTGATTTGGGGACGAATAGTGAAATTGTTTTAGGGAATAAAAATGAACTATTATGTTGTTCAGCAGCTGCAGGTCCTGCATTTGAAGCTGCCCATATTGAACAAGGAATGCGTGCTGCAAGCGGAGCTATTGACCATGTTTGGATTGAAAATGGAGATATTCGGATTAGCACCATTGAAAACCAGCCGCCGTGCGGAATTTGTGGGACTGGGATTATTGACGCGGTTGCAATCATGGTTAATCTTGGGATCATTGATGCTAGCGGACGGATTATTGGTAGAAATGAACTTAGAAAAAATATCAGTGAACGAATTAAAAACCGCATTATCGAAGAGAAAAAAGGAAATAAATTTGTTATCTGTACAACCAAGAATATCTATTTAACACAACAAGATATCCGTGAGGTTCAGCTAGCGAAAAGTGCAATTGCGACCGGTATCGAAATCTTAAAAAAGCAGCTTAATATCGGTGATGACCAAATTGATGAAGTGCTTCTCGCTGGCGCATTTGGTCATTATATTCTTCCGGAAAGTGTGCTCGCGATTGGATTGATTCCGAAATCATTATCTAAAAAGATTATCTCAATAGGGAATGCCGCAAGTTGCGGAGCGAAACTCGCGCTATTATCGTTAGCTAAAAGAAGAGAAACGCTTGAAATAGCTAAAAAAACCCGCCATTTTGAACTTGCGTTACATCCGGAATTCGAATCTCGATTCGCTGATTCGCTATCTTTTCCTGCTTAA
- a CDS encoding transcriptional repressor, producing the protein MKHNPNVKALFISHLGNQQLKKTKQREIILNAFLKREQHITAEELYLQLKPKHPSIGYSTVYRTLKLLTDAGLAREISFSDGITRFEHHYAHPHHDHLICLSCGKSVEFVNSDIESLQELIVREHEFQAENHKLEIYGYCKQCQISTKSKKTVNVKTQKPKKLSSRG; encoded by the coding sequence ATGAAACATAACCCTAATGTAAAAGCGCTGTTCATCAGTCATTTAGGAAATCAGCAGTTGAAAAAAACTAAACAGCGAGAAATTATATTGAATGCATTTTTAAAACGAGAACAGCATATCACCGCTGAAGAACTATATTTGCAGCTGAAGCCGAAGCATCCGAGTATTGGTTATAGTACTGTCTATCGAACCTTAAAACTTTTAACTGATGCAGGATTAGCGCGAGAAATAAGTTTTAGCGACGGGATTACCCGGTTCGAACATCACTATGCACATCCGCATCATGACCATCTAATTTGTTTATCCTGTGGGAAATCAGTTGAGTTCGTTAATTCCGATATTGAATCGTTGCAAGAACTAATCGTTCGAGAACATGAATTTCAAGCAGAAAACCATAAATTGGAAATCTACGGCTACTGTAAACAATGTCAAATATCAACAAAATCCAAAAAAACAGTAAATGTCAAGACGCAAAAACCAAAAAAGCTCAGCTCGCGTGGCTAG